TTCGCCTGAACAACGCTCATCACGTCGCCGTTGCCTATGATGGGAATGCGTATGCGTGGATTCTTCTTTACCTCGCCAATCAGCGTCCAGTCGGCTTCGCCGGTGTACATCTGTGCACGCGTTCTGCCGTGTATGGTCAGTGCCTGAATGCCGCAATCCTGTAATTGCTCGGACAGTTCCGTAATAATGAGGCTGTTGGCATCCCATCCGAGACGCGTTTTCACGGTAACGGGAGTGTTTACGGCTTTCACTACTTCGCGCGTGATGTCTAAAAGCAGAGGCACGTTGCGCAACATACCCGATCCGGCACCCTTTCCTGCAACCTTCTTTACCGGACAGCCGAAGTTGATGTCGATTACATCAGGCTTTACCTGCTCTACAATCTTCGCCGCTTCTACCATCGATTCCACGTCCCGGCCGTATATCTGTATGCCGACGGGGCGTTCCTCCTCGTTAATGACAATCTTATTGAGCGTCGATTTAATGTTGCGCACCACGGCTTCAGCCGAGACAAATTCCGTGTAGACCATTGCAGCACCGAAACGCTTGCACATTCGCCGGAAACCTATGTCTGTAACATCTTCCATCGGTGCTAAGAACAGGGGACGTTCTCCAAAATCTATTGTTCCAATCTTCATAGGTGCAAAGGTAAGAAAAAAATAGCAAAAGCCTTCAAATAACACTTTTTGTCGTCTCTTAGACTTTGTTCAGTTCATTTATAACTAATTATAGGCACGGAAAACGGCTGTCTGAAAAATTATCCATACTTTTGGCGCATCTAATATGACTGTTGAATGTGCAGAAGATATATTTTTATTCTATTGGCATTATGGGCATCGGTTCAGACGAATGCACAAGAGACATTGGTCTGCGATGGGCTGACCAAGTTTCCTTTGCGCGACATCAAGGTGATGGCAGATGGCAAACTGATTGGGAAAACCACCTATCTCGGGCTGATTCAACTGCCTGATTCGTTCCAGACGGCTACCTTTTCGGGCGAAGGCTTTCGCAATGAGAAGCTCACGCGTGAAGAAGTTCTGCGCGATACCGTCTTTCTCTATCCGGCCAAAAACTATCTGAACGAAGTGGTGGTAATAGGAAAACATATTGTCAGCGGCAAGGATCTGCTGGCCAAGATGCCCAAACGCGACATTTTGGAAGAGGC
The Prevotella sp. HUN102 genome window above contains:
- the dusB gene encoding tRNA dihydrouridine synthase DusB translates to MKIGTIDFGERPLFLAPMEDVTDIGFRRMCKRFGAAMVYTEFVSAEAVVRNIKSTLNKIVINEEERPVGIQIYGRDVESMVEAAKIVEQVKPDVIDINFGCPVKKVAGKGAGSGMLRNVPLLLDITREVVKAVNTPVTVKTRLGWDANSLIITELSEQLQDCGIQALTIHGRTRAQMYTGEADWTLIGEVKKNPRIRIPIIGNGDVMSVVQANERFEQYGVDAVMIGRATFGCPWLFAEQTSAPLTLDQKLDVLEEMLRINVERIDEYRGILHTRRHLAASPIFKGIPDFKQTRIAMLRAGKMDELIGILEMCRERLKEGI